From one Humulus lupulus chromosome 8, drHumLupu1.1, whole genome shotgun sequence genomic stretch:
- the LOC133794116 gene encoding probable LRR receptor-like serine/threonine-protein kinase At1g53430 yields MGCSFVAVFVYGFLALNCFNGFGSNADQLLPQEEVEVLKTISKKLQLSGIWNITRTSCWASTGLNVTNTDKISNVTCDCSSGSGTICHVKSIQLKSLSLAGVIPEEFGNLTHLEELDLTRNYLNGSIPPSLSRAPLRILSVLGNRLSGSIPPEIGNIRTLRELVLDNNLLDGSLPPELGRLNNLRKLVLSANNFTGPIPETFGNLLNLTDFRIDGNRISGIIPELIRNWTNLGRLDMQGTSMEGPLPSIISNLKNLTQLRISDLGGPSTTFPNLRDLKLLQVLVLRNCSINDKFPDYIGELKNLKTLDLSFNKLTGVIPEEMGRKSKLDFVFLTNNSLTGEVPNWIIKPKALFDLSYNNFTKPTDQLSCSAMEKVNLVSSYRDSETNSWCLKKDLPCPEKPKYHSLFINCGGPSIKVNGSEYEEDRSLGGSADFFVSTSKKWAYSTTGDFESGENTFKEQTNDTTTLYGTARLAPQSIKYYGLCLVQGSYKVQLHFAEIVFSDDRTFSSLGRRIFDISIQGKIVEKDFNIVEKAGGAHRVTTKTFDNIFVSGGTLEIHLYWAGKGTNALPQRGSGAYGPLISAITVTPNFSVDTGLSVGSIIGIVAGSCVLVLFILLWLRKKGYLGGKDLEDPELRGLELQTGYFSLRHIKSATRNFDPANKIGEGGFGPVYMGTLSDGRVVAVKQLSSKSKQGNREFLNEIGMISALQHPNLVRLYGCCIEGNQLLLVYEYLENNSLARALFGPKEHQLSLDWQTRQKICVGIARGLAYLHEESRLKIVHRDIKATNVLLDKDFNAKISDFGLAKLDEEENTHISTRIAGTIGYMAPEYAMRGYLTDKADVYSFGVVALEIVSGKSNTNYRPKEEFVYLLDWAYYLQEQGNILELIDPILGSNYSKNEAMSMLHLALLCTNQSPSLRPPMSAVVSMLEGKIPVQAPIVERSSMDHNARFKAFEKIVFDSQKDISLYPNDTQELGMSSDAPWIDSSVSLHTTDDVSSNTKLLSHDV; encoded by the exons ATGGGATGTAGTTTTGTAGCTGTGTTTGTATATGGATTTCTGGCTCTGAATTGCTTCAATGGCTTTGGATCAAATGCTGATCAACTTCTGCCTCAAGAAGAAG TGGAAGTTCTTAAAACAATATCCAAAAAGCTACAGCTGAGCGGTATTTGGAACatcactcgaacttcttgttgggCCAGCACTGGCTTGAATGTGACTAACACCGATAAAATAAGCAATGTCACATGTGATTGTTCTTCCGGAAGCGGTACTATTTGCCATGTCAAATCCAT CCAGTTGAAGAGCCTCAGTCTAGCGGGAGTTATACCTGAAGAATTTGGCAATCTTACTCATCTTGAAGAACT TGATCTCACTCGCAACTACCTCAATGGATCAATCCCCCCAAGCCTTTCTCGTGCACCCCTGCGCATTCT GAGTGTACTGGGAAACCGACTCAGTGGTTCCATTCCTCCAGAGATTGGTAACATTAGAACGCTCAGGGAGCT GGTATTGGACAATAATCTTTTGGATGGCAGTCTTCCTCCGGAGCTTGGGAGATTGAATAACTTGCGAAAACT TGTGCTGAGTGCGAACAATTTTACTGGACCAATACCAGAAACGTTTGGAAACTTGTTGAACTTGACAGATTT TAGGATAGATGGGAACAGAATATCAGGGATCATACCTGAACTTATTAGGAACTGGACAAATCTTGGTAGACT GGATATGCAGGGCACATCCATGGAGGGTCCTCTTCCTTCCATCATATCAAATTTGAAAAACTTGACTCAATT GAGAATATCTGATTTGGGAGGACCAAGTACAACTTTCCCCAATTTGAGAGATTTGAAGCTTTTGCAAGTATT GGTATTGAGGAATTGCTCAATTAATGATAAATTTCCAGATTACATTGGAGAGCTGAAAAACTTGAAGACATT GGACCTGAGTTTCAACAAGTTGACTGGTGTAATTCCAGAGGAGATGGGGAGAAAATCCAAACTAGATTTCGT GTTTTTGACCAACAACTCGCTGACTGGAGAAGTACCAAATTGGATAATAAAACCCAAAGCCCTATT TGATTTATCGTACAACAATTTCACGAAACCAACTGACCAGCTTAGTTGTTCAGCGATGGAAAAAGT GAATCTAGTTTCAAGTTACAGAGATTCTGAGACCAATTC GTGGTGCTTGAAGAAGGATCTTCCCTGCCCAGAAAAACCAAAAT ACCATTCTTTGTTTATCAATTGCGGAGGGCCGAGCATAAAAGTTAATGGGAGTGAATACGAAGAGGACCGAAGCTTAGGGGGTTCGGCAGACTTTTTTGTTTCAACATCAAAAAAATGGGCCTATAGCACTACTGGGGATTTTGAGAGTGGCGAGAACACTTTCAAAGAACAAACAAACGATACGACAACACTTTATGGAACGGCACGCCTGGCTCCTCAATCAATTAAGTACTATGGTCTTTGTTTGGTACAAGGCAGTTACAAAGTGCAGCTTCACTTTGCTGAGATAGTTTTTTCTGATGACCGTACATTTAGTAGCCTTGGCAGGCGCATATTCGATATCTCAATTCAA GGAAAAATAGTTGAGAAGGATTTCAACATTGTGGAGAAAGCTGGAGGTGCTCACAGAGTCACTACCAAGACATTTGATAATATTTTTGTTAGTGGTGGCACTCTGGAGATCCACTTATATTGGGCTGGGAAAGGAACCAATGCTCTTCCTCAACGGGGTTCGGGTGCCTATGGACCTCTTATATCTGCTATTACTGTCACACCAA ACTTTAGTGTTGATACTGGCCTCTCTGTTGGATCGATTATTGGCATTGTAGCTGGATCATGTGTGCTTGTCCTGTTTATTTTATTATGGCTTAGAAAGAAGGGCTATTTAGGGGGAAAAGACCTCGAAGATCCAG AGCTACGTGGGTTAGAGTTACAAACAGGATATTTCTCACTAAGACACATAAAATCTGCTACTCGTAATTTTGACCCTGCAAACAAGATAGGCGAAGGAGGTTTCGGGCCCGTTTACATG GGTACACTATCAGATGGTCGCGTGGTTGCTGTTAAACAACTCTCATCAAAATCAAAGCAAGGCAATCGTGAATTCCTCAATGAGATAGGCATGATATCTGCATTACAACACCCAAATCTAGTGAGGCTTTATGGTTGTTGCATTGAAGGAAACCAATTGTTGCTCGTCTATGAGTACTTAGAAAACAATAGTCTTGCTCGTGCACTTTTTG GTCCCAAGGAACATCAACTATCCTTGGACTGGCAAACAAGACAGAAGATATGTGTGGGGATAGCAAGGGGTCTAGCTTATCTTCACGAGGAGTCAAGGTTGAAAATTGTTCACAGAGATATAAAGGCAACCAACGTGCTTCTTGACAAGGATTTCAATGCCAAGATATCTGATTTCGGTTTAGCAAAGCTTGATGAAGAAGAGAACACTCATATCAGCACACGGATAGCTGGGACAAT AGGTTATATGGCTCCAGAATATGCAATGAGGGGTTACTTGACCGATAAAGCCGATGTTTACAGCTTTGGAGTGGTGGCTTTGGAGATTGTTAGTGGGAAGAGCAACACAAATTACCGGCCAAAGGAGGAGTTTGTTTATCTTCTTGATTGG GCTTACTATCTACAAGAACAAGGCAACATTTTGGAACTTATTGACCCCATTCTTGGTTCAAATTACTCCAAAAATGAGGCTATGTCAATGCTTCACTTGGCTCTCTTATGCACCAATCAGTCTCCCAGTCTCAGACCACCCATGTCTGCTGTTGTCAGTATGCTTGAAGGAAAAATTCCAGTCCAAGCACCAATAGTCGAACGCAGCTCGATGGACCATAACGCAAGGTTCAAAGCCTTTGAGAAGATAGTATTTGACAGCCAAAAAGACATTTCTTTGTACCCTAATGACACTCAAGAATTAGGCATGTCTTCTGATGCGCCTTGGATTGATTCCTCTGTTTCTCTCCACACTACGGACGATGTCTCATCAAATACTAAGCTCCTCTCACATGATGTCTAG